From one Streptomyces sp. NBC_01478 genomic stretch:
- a CDS encoding RNA polymerase subunit sigma encodes MDEGAAVPIAEPWEERRFLLDVAHRMLGDPGAAERVVDETYQRWYGLSDAARRRIAVPRSWLAETVGGICSGRGEAAYGQPSEAGEEAGEEAGRTVLDALRSRRTRATAPHRHDGVVRAVCRACVTEDGELLTSLLCPDVTAFFDGGGKVRAPTGPVHGSRPVADSLLTLLPRRPHTTLTTHSVNGRTGLVARYGHQVAAVISLDVAHDRVARFWVVLNPDKLRSWNRPRAAVTPCSPPSSGRPPGPGCARS; translated from the coding sequence ATGGACGAGGGCGCCGCGGTACCGATCGCCGAGCCGTGGGAAGAGCGTCGGTTCCTGCTCGATGTCGCCCACCGGATGCTGGGCGACCCGGGTGCGGCCGAGCGCGTCGTCGACGAGACCTATCAGCGCTGGTACGGCCTGTCCGACGCCGCGCGCCGACGGATCGCCGTCCCCCGGTCCTGGCTGGCGGAGACGGTCGGCGGGATCTGCTCGGGCCGGGGCGAGGCGGCGTACGGACAGCCGTCGGAGGCGGGGGAGGAGGCGGGGGAGGAGGCCGGCCGGACCGTACTGGACGCGCTGCGGTCGCGGCGCACCCGCGCGACAGCGCCGCACCGGCACGACGGCGTCGTCCGCGCCGTGTGCCGGGCCTGCGTCACCGAGGACGGCGAGCTGCTCACATCGCTGCTGTGCCCGGACGTCACGGCGTTCTTCGACGGCGGCGGCAAGGTACGCGCCCCGACCGGACCGGTGCACGGCAGCCGGCCGGTCGCCGACAGCCTGCTGACGCTCCTGCCCCGCCGCCCGCACACGACCCTGACCACCCACTCCGTCAACGGCCGCACCGGCCTCGTCGCCCGCTACGGCCACCAGGTCGCCGCCGTCATCAGCCTCGACGTCGCGCACGACCGGGTCGCCCGGTTCTGGGTCGTGCTCAACCCCGACAAACTCCGCTCCTGGAACCGGCCCCGCGCCGCGGTCACGCCGTGCTCCCCTCCTTCGTCCGGCCGGCCTCCGGGTCCTGGGTGCGCCCGTTCGTGA
- a CDS encoding NAD(P)/FAD-dependent oxidoreductase, with the protein MRQILIVGGGYAGFYTAWGLQKRLRPGEARVTVVDPRPYMTYQPFLPEVAAGSVEARHAVVSLRRHLGRTRLIAGTVTEIRDADRTVTVRPVRGDAYELRYDILVVTAGAVTRTFPIPGLAQRAIGLKHVEEAVAIRDRLMTAFDQAASLPPGPERRKLLTVTFVGGGFSGVEGFGELLSLATAMLKSYPELALDDLSFHLVEARGRILPEVSDRPGAWVVRHLERRGAHVHLNTQLLSAEDGHVVLSDGQEYDSTLIVWAAGNASNPVVHNHTDLPVDERGLLLVRPDLRVGTDSAPVPDVWAAGDDATVPDLASPVPGARTVPNAQHAVRQGRLLARNLVADLRGRRVRDYRHGSLGVVATLGLGRGIFQYKGIVIKGFPAWLMHRGYHVLAVPSWERKIRVLAVWLTAALTGRDLVSLASVQHPRDAFVTNGRTQDPEAGRTKEGSTA; encoded by the coding sequence ATGCGACAGATTCTGATCGTCGGCGGCGGCTACGCGGGCTTCTACACCGCATGGGGTCTGCAGAAGAGGCTGCGTCCGGGTGAGGCGCGGGTCACGGTCGTCGACCCGCGCCCGTACATGACCTATCAGCCGTTCCTGCCGGAGGTGGCGGCCGGTTCGGTGGAGGCACGGCACGCCGTCGTCTCGCTGCGGCGCCATCTCGGCCGTACCCGGCTGATCGCGGGGACCGTGACCGAGATCCGTGACGCGGACCGTACGGTGACCGTCCGCCCGGTGCGCGGCGACGCCTATGAGCTGCGCTACGACATCCTCGTGGTCACCGCCGGTGCCGTGACCCGTACCTTCCCGATCCCCGGACTCGCGCAGCGGGCCATCGGTCTCAAGCACGTGGAGGAGGCCGTGGCGATCCGGGACCGGCTGATGACCGCGTTCGACCAGGCCGCGTCGCTGCCGCCCGGCCCCGAGCGGCGAAAGCTGCTCACCGTCACGTTCGTCGGAGGCGGGTTCTCCGGCGTCGAGGGCTTCGGCGAACTGCTGTCGCTGGCGACCGCGATGCTCAAGTCCTATCCCGAACTGGCCCTGGACGACCTGTCGTTCCACCTCGTCGAGGCCCGCGGCCGCATCCTGCCCGAGGTGAGCGACAGGCCGGGTGCGTGGGTGGTGCGCCACCTGGAACGCCGTGGCGCGCACGTCCACCTGAACACACAGTTGCTGTCCGCCGAGGACGGCCACGTCGTCCTCTCCGACGGCCAGGAGTACGACTCCACGCTGATCGTCTGGGCCGCCGGCAACGCCTCGAACCCGGTCGTGCACAACCACACGGACCTGCCGGTCGACGAGCGCGGCCTGCTGCTGGTCCGGCCCGATCTGCGCGTGGGCACGGACAGCGCACCGGTGCCGGACGTGTGGGCGGCCGGGGACGACGCGACCGTGCCCGACCTGGCCTCGCCGGTACCGGGCGCCCGCACGGTGCCGAACGCCCAGCACGCCGTACGACAGGGCAGGCTCCTCGCCAGGAACCTCGTGGCCGATCTGCGCGGGCGGCGCGTGCGGGACTACCGCCACGGCAGCCTGGGCGTGGTGGCGACGCTGGGGCTCGGGCGGGGCATCTTCCAGTACAAGGGCATCGTCATCAAGGGCTTCCCGGCCTGGCTGATGCACCGCGGCTACCACGTACTGGCGGTGCCCAGCTGGGAGCGGAAGATCCGCGTCCTGGCGGTCTGGCTCACGGCGGCCCTGACGGGCCGGGACCTCGTCTCCCTTGCCTCCGTGCAGCATCCGCGGGACGCCTTCGTCACGAACGGGCGCACCCAGGACCCGGAGGCCGGCCGGACGAAGGAGGGGAGCACGGCGTGA
- a CDS encoding bifunctional serine/threonine-protein kinase/ABC transporter substrate-binding protein, whose translation MHALKAGDPPFVGGYRLLGRLGSGGMGVVYLARSTGGALAALKVIRAEYAADHGFRVRFRREAEAAEGLTGQWLVPVVAADPGAAEPWLATAFVPGPSLAEAVTLHGPLPDRTVRVLGARLAEALVEVHAAGLVHRDVKPGNVLLALDGPRLIDFGIARSTGATALTASDVVIGSPGYLSPEQARAGAGDVGPPSDVFSLGCVLAYAATGRRPFGTGTPAAVVFRTVHEEPDLDAVPWALVPLLTDCLAKDPEARPTAREVCDALAGGSEREGAWLPPALPRLIAERSAAVLALPDPEPDTATLLSTPEPPALSRRRLLTLGSAAAVVVTGGGLAAWAAGRRGNGDGGTAGEPLPRYAIGLHADLSGTGKAVGRAQERGVRLAVADFNSRADRAFDLTLKVRDDGGRATRAQQVAAAFIADRTVYAVIGPTGDASSTEAVVARYEKALLPLVTVSAGTDAFTAAIDRVFFQLRPDESVLSTAFIHYLTHNAKSVRTSVIDDRAAGRLGWEIVKDLTEWPPAEGRTTSHVVPAADADFGPAAAAVLAAGAQGVVYAGASPHRGALCARALERAGFKGTLMAPEPVLETGFLTEAGTAAEGWLFSTTYVDPAQLPAAARFVTSYEKRFGVRSVEPFAVEAYDALNFVAQGLRALGTAGVERGAMVQRLRASTYKGLAKTIRFEASTDQFDWADGLFLHRVENGGPRFLGRYDKVEQT comes from the coding sequence GTGCACGCGCTCAAGGCGGGCGACCCGCCCTTCGTCGGCGGCTACCGGCTGCTCGGCCGGCTCGGTTCGGGCGGCATGGGCGTGGTCTATCTGGCCCGCTCGACGGGCGGGGCGCTGGCCGCGCTGAAGGTGATCCGCGCCGAGTACGCGGCCGACCACGGCTTCCGGGTGCGGTTCCGGCGCGAGGCCGAGGCGGCGGAGGGGCTCACCGGGCAGTGGCTGGTGCCGGTCGTCGCGGCGGACCCGGGGGCCGCCGAGCCCTGGCTGGCGACCGCCTTCGTGCCGGGCCCGTCGCTGGCCGAGGCCGTCACGCTGCACGGGCCGCTGCCGGACCGTACGGTGCGGGTGCTGGGCGCCAGGCTGGCCGAGGCGCTCGTCGAGGTGCACGCCGCGGGCCTGGTGCACCGGGACGTCAAGCCCGGCAACGTCCTGCTCGCGCTGGACGGGCCCCGGCTGATCGACTTCGGCATCGCGCGTTCCACCGGCGCCACCGCGCTCACCGCGAGCGATGTGGTGATCGGCTCGCCCGGCTACCTTTCGCCCGAGCAGGCGCGGGCCGGGGCCGGGGATGTCGGCCCGCCGAGTGACGTCTTCTCGCTGGGCTGCGTCCTGGCGTACGCGGCGACCGGCCGCCGCCCGTTCGGCACCGGCACTCCGGCCGCGGTCGTCTTCCGCACGGTGCACGAGGAACCGGACCTGGACGCCGTGCCGTGGGCCCTGGTCCCGCTGCTGACCGACTGCCTCGCCAAGGACCCGGAGGCCAGGCCCACCGCGCGGGAGGTGTGCGACGCCCTGGCCGGCGGGAGTGAGCGGGAGGGCGCATGGCTGCCGCCCGCGCTGCCCCGGCTGATCGCGGAACGCTCGGCCGCCGTCCTGGCCCTGCCCGACCCCGAACCCGACACGGCCACGCTCCTGTCGACGCCGGAACCGCCCGCCCTCTCCCGCCGCCGCCTCCTGACGCTGGGCTCGGCGGCCGCGGTGGTCGTGACCGGCGGCGGCCTGGCCGCCTGGGCCGCCGGCAGACGCGGGAACGGCGACGGCGGCACGGCGGGCGAACCACTGCCCCGGTACGCCATCGGTCTGCACGCGGACCTGTCGGGAACCGGCAAGGCGGTGGGCCGGGCCCAGGAGCGGGGCGTGCGACTGGCCGTCGCGGACTTCAACTCCCGCGCCGACCGCGCCTTCGACCTGACCCTGAAGGTGCGGGACGACGGCGGCAGGGCGACGCGGGCGCAGCAGGTGGCCGCCGCGTTCATCGCGGACCGCACCGTCTACGCCGTCATCGGCCCGACCGGCGACGCCAGTTCGACCGAGGCCGTCGTCGCCCGCTACGAGAAGGCGCTGCTGCCCCTCGTGACCGTCTCGGCCGGCACCGACGCGTTCACCGCCGCGATCGACCGGGTCTTCTTCCAGCTCAGGCCCGACGAGAGTGTTCTGTCGACGGCCTTCATCCACTACCTCACCCACAACGCGAAGAGCGTCCGGACGTCCGTGATCGACGACAGGGCGGCGGGCCGCTTGGGCTGGGAGATCGTCAAGGACCTCACCGAGTGGCCGCCGGCCGAAGGCAGGACCACCAGCCATGTCGTCCCGGCGGCCGACGCGGACTTCGGCCCCGCGGCCGCCGCCGTACTCGCCGCCGGGGCGCAGGGCGTGGTGTACGCCGGCGCCTCGCCGCACCGGGGCGCACTGTGCGCCCGAGCGCTGGAACGGGCGGGCTTCAAGGGCACGCTCATGGCGCCGGAACCCGTCCTGGAGACCGGGTTCCTCACGGAGGCGGGCACGGCGGCCGAGGGCTGGCTGTTCAGCACGACCTATGTGGACCCGGCCCAACTGCCCGCCGCGGCGCGCTTCGTGACGTCGTACGAGAAACGCTTCGGGGTGCGCAGCGTCGAGCCCTTCGCCGTGGAGGCCTACGACGCCCTGAACTTCGTCGCCCAGGGGCTGCGTGCGCTGGGCACGGCCGGGGTCGAGCGGGGCGCCATGGTGCAGCGGCTCCGTGCGTCCACCTACAAGGGGCTGGCCAAGACCATCCGGTTCGAGGCGTCGACCGACCAGTTCGACTGGGCCGACGGCCTCTTCCTGCACCGTGTGGAGAACGGCGGTCCGCGCTTCCTCGGCCGCTACGACAAGGTCGAGCAGACCTGA
- a CDS encoding bifunctional serine/threonine-protein kinase/ABC transporter substrate-binding protein, whose translation MSGPLLPTDPASIGGHRLLARLGAGGMGVVYLGRTEAGTLAAVKVIQAEYADEPEFRARFRREVEAARRVTSPWAVPVTGADPDAAAPWLATAFVPGPSLGEAVVRHGPLPARSVRVLGRMLAGALREVHAVGLVHRDVKPANVLLAVDGPRLIDFGIARAADDTAITSTDLVVGTPGFLSPEQAEARGAEMGPPSDVFSLGCLLAYAVSGRPPFGSGAVDALLYRTVHDEPDLAGIEAGEEGSGTDLLTLLHLCLAKDPSDRPTAEQICTVLLAEDAVPDGGRIDWLPDDVVRGIADRSAEMLALPDIEPTVADAPGDPEPASPGRRRLLLASGAALLLAAGGTAAWAALRDDDSPSTAAPSAPHWAIGVQADLSGPQRAAGQAQERGARLAVEQFNSLRNKPFTLAVKTADDAGSEARAPAAAARLIQDTDVLAVLGPSNDETAVKVLPAYDGAFLPLLSVSSGALLLTSQEHRSYLQCRASDALMSFPLAVRLAQRKGTRRPGLLEDRTAQTYGWDCAQGTTMMLRGYGIPPYPRVIPANTQDVQPVVADMLRAGIDSFVYAGYAPGAARVARELATAGFDGPRLAPQAVLDPEFLEAAGDAAEGWLVTASFIDPSAVPAAAAFTAAFRKRFGSAPGYYAAEAYDTVNLVIQELVKATKGGQPPKRRELVTLLRKSRYKGITKDFAFKPADGTFAGWGVFLHQVDGGRFRFLGDAPSKV comes from the coding sequence ATGAGCGGGCCGCTGCTCCCCACCGACCCCGCCTCGATCGGCGGACACCGGCTGCTGGCCCGGCTCGGCGCGGGCGGCATGGGCGTGGTCTACCTCGGCCGTACGGAGGCCGGAACGCTGGCCGCGGTCAAGGTGATCCAGGCCGAGTACGCCGACGAGCCGGAGTTCCGCGCCCGGTTCCGCCGCGAGGTCGAGGCGGCCCGCCGGGTGACCAGCCCCTGGGCGGTGCCGGTCACCGGCGCCGACCCGGACGCGGCGGCCCCCTGGCTGGCCACCGCCTTCGTGCCCGGCCCCTCGCTCGGGGAGGCGGTCGTACGGCACGGTCCGCTGCCCGCGCGGAGCGTGCGGGTCCTGGGCAGGATGCTCGCCGGGGCGCTGCGCGAGGTGCACGCCGTCGGTCTCGTCCACCGGGACGTGAAGCCCGCCAACGTCCTGCTCGCCGTGGACGGTCCGCGGCTGATCGACTTCGGGATCGCGCGGGCGGCCGACGACACCGCGATCACCTCGACCGACCTGGTCGTGGGCACGCCCGGTTTCCTCTCCCCCGAGCAGGCCGAGGCGCGCGGCGCCGAGATGGGCCCGCCGAGCGACGTCTTCTCGCTGGGCTGTCTGCTGGCGTACGCGGTGAGCGGTCGTCCGCCGTTCGGCAGCGGGGCGGTCGACGCCCTGCTCTACCGCACGGTCCACGACGAACCCGACCTGGCCGGCATCGAGGCCGGGGAGGAGGGATCGGGCACCGATCTATTGACGCTGCTGCACCTGTGCCTGGCGAAGGACCCGTCGGACCGTCCGACGGCCGAGCAGATCTGCACCGTACTGCTGGCCGAGGACGCCGTCCCCGACGGCGGGCGGATCGACTGGCTGCCCGACGACGTCGTACGGGGAATCGCCGACCGCTCCGCCGAGATGCTGGCGCTGCCCGACATCGAGCCGACCGTCGCCGACGCGCCCGGCGACCCGGAACCGGCGTCGCCCGGCCGGCGGCGGCTGCTCCTGGCCTCCGGCGCGGCACTGCTCCTGGCCGCGGGCGGAACCGCGGCCTGGGCCGCCCTGCGCGACGACGACAGCCCGAGCACCGCGGCACCGTCCGCTCCGCACTGGGCGATAGGCGTGCAGGCGGATCTCAGCGGGCCGCAGCGAGCGGCCGGACAGGCGCAGGAGCGCGGTGCGCGGCTGGCGGTCGAGCAGTTCAACTCCCTTAGGAACAAGCCTTTCACGCTCGCCGTGAAGACCGCGGACGACGCCGGCAGCGAGGCGCGCGCACCGGCCGCGGCCGCGCGACTGATCCAGGACACGGACGTGCTGGCCGTGCTCGGCCCGTCCAACGACGAGACCGCCGTCAAGGTCCTCCCCGCGTACGACGGGGCTTTCCTGCCGCTGCTGTCCGTCTCGTCCGGAGCGCTGCTGCTGACCTCGCAGGAGCACCGGTCCTACCTCCAGTGCCGTGCCTCCGACGCGCTCATGTCCTTCCCGCTCGCCGTCCGTCTCGCGCAGCGGAAGGGCACGCGCCGGCCCGGGCTGCTCGAGGACCGCACCGCGCAGACGTACGGCTGGGACTGCGCCCAGGGCACCACCATGATGCTGCGCGGGTACGGCATCCCGCCCTACCCCCGGGTGATCCCGGCGAACACCCAGGACGTCCAGCCCGTCGTCGCCGACATGCTGCGGGCCGGCATCGACTCCTTCGTCTACGCCGGTTACGCACCGGGCGCGGCCCGGGTGGCCCGCGAGCTGGCGACGGCCGGCTTCGACGGGCCGCGCCTCGCGCCGCAGGCCGTACTCGACCCGGAGTTCCTCGAGGCGGCCGGGGACGCGGCCGAGGGCTGGCTGGTGACCGCCTCCTTCATCGATCCCTCCGCCGTGCCCGCGGCGGCGGCGTTCACCGCCGCCTTCCGCAAGCGCTTCGGCTCCGCTCCCGGCTACTACGCGGCCGAGGCGTACGACACCGTCAACCTCGTCATCCAGGAACTGGTCAAGGCGACGAAGGGCGGACAGCCGCCGAAACGGCGGGAGTTGGTGACCCTGTTGCGCAAGAGCCGGTACAAGGGCATCACCAAGGACTTCGCCTTCAAACCGGCGGACGGCACGTTCGCAGGCTGGGGGGTCTTCCTGCACCAGGTGGACGGCGGCCGGTTCCGCTTCCTGGGCGACGCCCCCTCCAAGGTGTAG
- a CDS encoding DNA/RNA non-specific endonuclease, protein MTIKHATRPERPGRIRVRSAVLALLTVVTLGLGTPGVSYAQQGTEATPVQVGQTDPANPPTAAPLTATSAFPADSAEHCRPTRAGSKERRAGAAEACVRTSPAPAKSTVAQQRTLAAAAVAGGCDITSPGTYSYERFGYCVTGVSVVYILRDSNGKELGRGTLEISTSATLPKAGTTWSEQVTVTMAAASGEVTALNAKFRAACTTGCTATKTAPWYGGDLTLGQSLSGTVAYSSAPALNSSVDFTTSYKLYVTSPGATAVDPNASWDNPRKIRCDNAVGGTSSAGCAVPSVMPVVPMSATASDPGGGVAAYAWAQNNLNGAWGKEGSPLTRSTNGVADRTASTCGGFTAQTELVDNDSCGDFPFGEAKEGGAAGAQCVQVIPNLGNDEWDTYVLNDAHVLDPASPCVQAHVTPAEKQFADTQLADGFTDQRVIDADQFELTFSLPDTGPQASCLNNPGPINSIPNGDGWFYNTTEPVPLVNQSDPAGGGGQRPTQAQACLGRKTGGGKGTSDPVTGMKDAEAFKKANNLTYGQSRCHLIASILGGQGTSALTRSNLVPCWQSGMNTGTPSMRTYETIAQNMIKDPASGLGANDAVFYQVTPVYKDANSTIPLGVTMSASIQRVNGTTEELFPNVYVTNTYTDTGLYNLGN, encoded by the coding sequence ATGACGATCAAGCACGCGACACGACCCGAACGGCCTGGACGCATACGGGTCAGATCGGCCGTACTGGCCCTGCTGACCGTGGTGACGCTGGGGCTCGGCACGCCCGGCGTGAGCTATGCGCAGCAGGGGACGGAAGCGACGCCGGTCCAGGTGGGCCAGACCGATCCGGCGAACCCGCCGACGGCCGCGCCCCTCACCGCGACCAGCGCTTTCCCGGCGGACTCCGCGGAGCACTGCCGGCCCACGCGGGCCGGCTCGAAGGAACGCCGGGCGGGCGCCGCCGAGGCATGTGTGCGCACGAGCCCCGCCCCGGCAAAGAGCACGGTGGCACAACAGCGGACCCTCGCCGCGGCAGCGGTCGCCGGTGGCTGCGACATCACCAGCCCCGGCACCTACTCCTACGAGCGCTTCGGGTACTGCGTGACCGGGGTGAGCGTCGTCTACATCCTGCGTGACAGCAACGGCAAGGAGCTCGGGCGCGGCACCCTGGAGATCTCGACCAGCGCGACCCTGCCCAAGGCGGGCACGACGTGGAGCGAGCAGGTCACGGTGACGATGGCCGCCGCGAGCGGCGAGGTCACCGCCCTCAACGCCAAGTTCCGCGCCGCCTGCACCACCGGCTGCACGGCGACGAAGACCGCGCCCTGGTACGGCGGCGACCTGACCCTGGGCCAGTCCCTCAGCGGCACCGTCGCCTACTCCTCGGCGCCCGCCCTGAACAGCAGCGTCGACTTCACCACCTCGTACAAGCTGTACGTGACCTCCCCGGGTGCCACGGCCGTCGACCCGAACGCCTCGTGGGACAACCCGCGCAAGATCCGCTGCGACAACGCGGTCGGGGGCACCTCGTCGGCGGGCTGTGCCGTCCCCTCGGTCATGCCGGTCGTGCCGATGAGCGCAACGGCATCGGACCCGGGCGGCGGCGTCGCCGCCTACGCGTGGGCCCAGAACAACCTCAACGGCGCCTGGGGCAAGGAGGGCAGCCCCCTGACCAGGTCGACGAACGGCGTCGCCGACCGCACCGCCAGCACGTGCGGCGGCTTCACGGCCCAGACGGAGCTCGTCGACAACGACTCCTGCGGTGACTTCCCCTTCGGCGAGGCGAAGGAAGGCGGTGCCGCCGGCGCGCAGTGCGTCCAGGTGATCCCCAATCTCGGCAACGACGAGTGGGACACCTACGTCCTGAACGACGCCCATGTCCTGGACCCCGCCTCGCCCTGCGTGCAGGCCCATGTCACGCCCGCCGAGAAGCAGTTCGCCGACACCCAGCTCGCCGACGGCTTCACGGACCAGCGGGTGATCGACGCCGACCAGTTCGAGCTGACGTTCTCGTTGCCGGACACCGGCCCGCAGGCCAGTTGCCTGAACAACCCCGGACCGATCAACTCGATTCCCAACGGCGACGGCTGGTTCTACAACACCACCGAGCCGGTTCCTCTCGTCAACCAGAGCGACCCGGCGGGCGGGGGCGGACAGCGGCCGACCCAGGCGCAGGCATGCCTGGGGCGGAAGACCGGCGGGGGGAAGGGAACCAGCGATCCCGTCACCGGCATGAAGGACGCGGAGGCGTTCAAGAAGGCGAACAACCTCACCTACGGCCAGTCCCGGTGCCATCTCATCGCGAGCATCCTCGGCGGACAGGGCACGAGTGCGCTCACGCGGAGCAACCTCGTCCCCTGCTGGCAGAGCGGGATGAACACGGGCACGCCCAGCATGCGGACCTACGAGACCATCGCGCAGAACATGATCAAGGACCCCGCCTCCGGTCTCGGAGCGAACGACGCGGTCTTCTATCAGGTGACACCCGTCTACAAGGACGCGAACAGCACCATCCCGTTGGGCGTCACGATGAGCGCCAGTATCCAACGGGTGAACGGGACAACCGAGGAACTGTTCCCCAACGTCTACGTCACCAACACCTATACGGACACTGGGTTGTACAACCTCGGTAACTGA
- a CDS encoding trypsin-like serine protease, producing MTYARPVRLAALGAALTLGSAVLAAAPATAVTGPAVAAADTTYAYTAQITLGDHDRGCSGVLVDAEWLLTAASCFAADPATSLSVPAGKPAVTTTAVIGRSDLTGTAGAAREIVQLVPRTDRDAVLARLDRPVTGVNPIALATAAPTAGETLTLAGYGRTASEWAPLNLHTGAFTVNSAATTSASVTGTSGIAACMGDTGGPLVRGGSGTAQLAALASQSYQGGCYGIDAGVTSTDGVVTRVDDLASWVSATVDAVPATDFNCDGLADIAVSDPAATVGGDAGAGLVRIVYGGGKGTAEINQDLDWVSGGAEAGDRFGDSIATFDYDEDGCTDLAVGTPSEDIGTVADAGMVDILHGATGGLGTGTTKDTHLEQGAGTGSLAASASEAGDLMGHALAAGATSTGEPFLVIGVPGEALGSLAKAGNVIYLHGTTNIAVNQDATGVGGAAEAGDGFGTSVAADANHIAVGAPGDAIGTNANAGNLAVFSHTLNSENRPTPLFGLDQDLDTVSGAAEAGDLFGQSLALIPYRPSATAAATESILAVGSPGETLAVDGVNKAETGWVLTFRITAAGTFSQLQGYSSGTAADDVSGTSEAGDHFGQTLAAVNTAPRSVSSTATLKLAVGIPDEAVGTATASGAVQTFSLLGTPGANDRWLEAGDGDGIPGTPGANQHMGSSLHYTGSHLYVGMPNGPSAYGTLYALPLSNVTAGGTVAAVTTYQPGAGGLPAADTDFGYAAR from the coding sequence ATGACCTACGCCAGACCTGTGCGCCTCGCCGCACTGGGCGCCGCCCTGACCCTCGGCTCCGCCGTGCTCGCGGCCGCCCCCGCCACCGCCGTCACCGGCCCCGCGGTCGCCGCCGCCGACACCACCTACGCCTACACCGCGCAGATCACCCTCGGCGATCACGACCGCGGCTGCTCCGGCGTCCTCGTGGACGCCGAGTGGCTGCTGACCGCGGCCAGTTGCTTCGCCGCCGACCCGGCCACCAGCCTGAGCGTGCCCGCGGGCAAGCCGGCCGTGACGACCACCGCCGTCATCGGCCGCTCCGACCTGACCGGCACCGCGGGCGCGGCCCGCGAGATCGTCCAACTGGTCCCGCGCACCGACCGCGACGCGGTCCTGGCCCGCCTCGACCGGCCGGTCACGGGCGTCAACCCGATCGCCCTGGCCACCGCCGCGCCCACCGCCGGCGAGACCCTCACCCTCGCCGGCTACGGCCGCACCGCGAGCGAATGGGCCCCGCTGAACCTGCACACCGGCGCCTTCACCGTGAACTCCGCCGCCACCACGAGCGCCTCGGTCACCGGCACGAGCGGCATCGCCGCCTGCATGGGCGACACCGGCGGCCCGCTGGTCCGGGGCGGCAGCGGCACCGCCCAACTGGCCGCCCTCGCCAGCCAGTCGTACCAGGGCGGCTGCTACGGCATCGACGCCGGCGTGACCAGCACCGACGGTGTCGTCACCCGCGTGGACGACCTCGCCTCCTGGGTGAGCGCCACCGTCGACGCGGTGCCCGCCACCGACTTCAACTGCGACGGCCTGGCGGACATCGCGGTCTCCGACCCCGCGGCCACCGTGGGCGGCGACGCCGGTGCGGGCCTGGTGCGGATCGTCTACGGCGGCGGCAAGGGCACCGCCGAGATCAACCAGGACCTCGACTGGGTGTCCGGCGGCGCCGAGGCGGGCGACCGGTTCGGCGACTCCATCGCCACCTTCGACTACGACGAGGACGGCTGCACCGACCTGGCCGTCGGCACCCCGTCCGAGGACATCGGCACCGTCGCCGACGCCGGCATGGTCGACATCCTGCACGGCGCGACCGGCGGCCTCGGCACCGGCACGACGAAGGACACCCACCTCGAACAGGGCGCGGGCACCGGCTCGTTGGCCGCCTCCGCGAGCGAGGCCGGCGACCTCATGGGCCACGCCCTGGCCGCGGGTGCCACCAGCACCGGCGAGCCGTTCCTGGTGATCGGCGTGCCCGGCGAGGCCCTCGGCTCCCTCGCCAAGGCCGGCAACGTGATCTACCTGCACGGCACCACCAACATCGCCGTCAACCAGGACGCCACCGGTGTGGGCGGCGCCGCGGAGGCGGGTGACGGCTTCGGCACCAGCGTCGCCGCCGACGCCAACCACATCGCCGTCGGCGCGCCCGGCGACGCCATCGGCACCAACGCCAACGCGGGCAACCTGGCGGTCTTCTCCCACACGCTGAACTCCGAGAACCGTCCCACCCCGCTGTTCGGCCTGGACCAGGACCTCGACACCGTCTCCGGCGCGGCCGAGGCCGGCGACCTCTTCGGCCAGTCCCTGGCGCTGATCCCCTACCGTCCCTCGGCGACCGCCGCGGCCACGGAGTCGATCCTCGCGGTCGGCTCACCCGGCGAGACCCTGGCCGTCGACGGCGTGAACAAGGCCGAAACGGGCTGGGTCCTGACCTTCCGGATCACCGCCGCAGGTACCTTCAGCCAGTTGCAGGGCTACTCCTCGGGCACCGCCGCCGACGACGTCTCCGGCACCTCCGAGGCCGGGGACCACTTCGGCCAGACCCTGGCCGCGGTGAACACCGCACCGCGCTCGGTGAGTTCGACCGCCACCCTCAAGCTGGCCGTCGGCATCCCGGACGAGGCCGTCGGCACCGCCACCGCCTCGGGCGCCGTGCAGACCTTCTCGCTCCTCGGCACCCCGGGCGCGAACGACCGCTGGCTGGAGGCCGGCGACGGCGACGGCATCCCCGGCACCCCGGGCGCGAACCAGCACATGGGCAGCAGCCTCCACTACACCGGCAGCCACCTGTACGTCGGCATGCCCAACGGCCCCTCGGCCTACGGCACCTTGTACGCGCTGCCGCTGTCCAACGTGACCGCCGGCGGCACGGTCGCCGCGGTGACCACGTACCAGCCGGGCGCGGGCGGCCTCCCCGCCGCCGACACCGACTTCGGCTACGCGGCACGGTGA